The following coding sequences are from one Enterococcus sp. 4G2_DIV0659 window:
- the pflB gene encoding formate C-acetyltransferase, giving the protein MEQWKGFKGDKWKTSVDTRDFIQRNYTEYTGDDSFLEPIAPSTDKLWTKLQELFEVQHEKNGVYDMDNNIPATITSHEPGYLIKEEETIVGLQTDVPLKQAFMPFGGINMANNSLTSNGYEVDDEMSKIFTEWRKTHNQGVFDAYTPEMRSARKNKIITGLPDAYGRGRIIGDYRRIALYGMDFLIAEKKKDLSNTGNKVMTDDVIRLREEISEQIRAMADLKEMASTYGFDISQPAANAKEAIQWLYFGYLGAIKSQNGAAMSIGRISAFLDIYIQRDLEAGLITEFEAQEMIDHLIMKLRMVKFARTPEYNQLFSGYPIWATLSIAGMGLDGRSLVTKSDFRILHTLTNMGPSPEPNLTVLYSSHLPVGFRTFASKIAKQSSSIQFENDDLLRSNWGSDDCAIACCVSATVMGKDMQFFGARANLAKAVLYAINGGVDEKTKMQVAPKFRPMTGDTLDYNEFIDRYKDIMDWLAELYVNTLNVIHYMHDKYSYEAAQLAFMESNLQRTFATGIAGISHAADSVMAIKYGNVQVIRDEDGLAIDYVPQNEFPTYGNDNEEADAMANWILEYFMTQIRRQHTYRNAKPTTSLLTITSNVVYGKATGNTPDGRRAGKPLAPGANPSYQDGKFLGEKNGLLASLNSTARLEYTSALDGISNTQTINPNGLGKDDDTRIDNLRNVMDGYFDKGGYHLNVNVFTNELLLDAQAHPEKYPNLTIRVSGYAVKFRDLTPEQQADVISRTSHDRL; this is encoded by the coding sequence ATGGAGCAATGGAAAGGCTTTAAAGGCGACAAATGGAAAACATCAGTAGACACACGTGACTTTATTCAAAGAAACTACACTGAGTACACAGGTGACGATTCTTTCCTAGAACCAATCGCGCCAAGCACAGACAAGTTATGGACAAAATTGCAGGAATTATTCGAAGTACAACATGAAAAAAATGGTGTATATGACATGGATAACAACATTCCTGCAACAATCACTTCTCATGAACCTGGTTACTTAATTAAAGAAGAAGAAACAATCGTTGGTTTACAAACAGACGTACCATTGAAACAAGCGTTCATGCCATTTGGCGGTATCAACATGGCTAATAACTCTTTAACTTCAAATGGATACGAAGTTGACGACGAAATGTCTAAAATCTTTACGGAGTGGAGAAAAACACATAACCAAGGTGTTTTCGACGCTTACACACCAGAAATGAGATCCGCTCGTAAAAACAAAATCATCACTGGTTTACCAGATGCTTATGGTCGTGGACGTATCATCGGTGATTACCGTCGTATTGCATTATATGGAATGGATTTCTTGATTGCTGAGAAGAAAAAAGATCTAAGCAATACAGGGAATAAAGTAATGACAGACGACGTTATTCGTTTAAGAGAAGAAATTTCTGAACAAATCAGAGCAATGGCTGACTTAAAAGAAATGGCTTCAACTTACGGTTTTGACATCTCTCAACCAGCTGCCAATGCGAAAGAAGCTATTCAATGGTTATACTTTGGTTACTTAGGCGCTATCAAATCACAAAATGGTGCGGCAATGTCTATCGGACGTATCTCTGCATTCTTAGATATTTATATCCAACGCGATTTAGAAGCAGGTTTGATTACTGAATTTGAAGCACAAGAAATGATTGATCACTTAATCATGAAATTACGTATGGTTAAATTTGCTCGTACACCAGAATACAATCAATTATTCTCTGGGTACCCAATTTGGGCTACTTTATCAATCGCTGGTATGGGCTTAGATGGCCGTTCATTAGTAACTAAGAGTGATTTCCGTATCTTACACACACTAACAAACATGGGACCATCTCCAGAGCCAAACTTGACTGTGTTATATTCTTCACATTTACCAGTTGGATTTAGAACATTTGCTTCAAAAATTGCAAAACAAAGTTCATCTATCCAATTTGAAAATGATGATTTACTACGTTCAAACTGGGGATCAGATGATTGTGCAATTGCATGTTGTGTATCTGCAACAGTAATGGGTAAAGATATGCAATTCTTCGGTGCTCGTGCAAACTTAGCAAAAGCTGTTCTTTATGCAATCAACGGTGGGGTAGATGAAAAAACTAAAATGCAAGTAGCTCCTAAATTCCGCCCAATGACAGGGGATACTTTAGACTACAACGAGTTTATCGATCGTTACAAAGATATCATGGATTGGTTAGCAGAATTGTATGTAAATACATTGAACGTTATCCACTATATGCATGATAAATACTCTTATGAAGCAGCTCAATTAGCCTTTATGGAAAGTAACTTACAACGTACATTCGCTACTGGTATTGCAGGAATTTCACATGCTGCTGACTCAGTAATGGCGATCAAATACGGTAATGTACAAGTTATCCGTGACGAAGATGGTTTAGCAATTGACTATGTTCCTCAAAATGAGTTCCCAACATATGGTAACGATAATGAAGAAGCAGATGCAATGGCTAACTGGATTCTTGAGTACTTCATGACTCAAATCAGACGTCAACATACGTACCGTAACGCAAAACCAACAACATCATTATTAACAATCACTTCAAACGTTGTTTATGGTAAAGCAACTGGTAATACTCCAGACGGACGTCGCGCTGGTAAACCATTAGCACCAGGTGCTAACCCAAGTTACCAAGACGGAAAATTCTTAGGTGAGAAAAATGGTCTTTTAGCATCACTTAACTCAACTGCTAGATTAGAATATACAAGTGCATTGGATGGAATTTCTAATACACAAACAATCAACCCTAACGGTTTAGGTAAAGATGATGATACAAGAATTGATAACTTACGTAACGTAATGGACGGCTACTTTGATAAAGGCGGCTACCACTTAAACGTTAACGTGTTCACAAACGAATTATTATTAGATGCACAAGCTCATCCAGAAAAATACCCTAACTTAACAATCCGTGTATCTGGATATGCCGTGAAATTCCGTGATTTAACTCCTGAGCAACAAGCAGATGTTATCTCTAGAACTTCACACGACAGACTGTAA
- a CDS encoding CoA-binding protein has translation MTIENPSQEQIYTYLKQAKRIAIVGLSAKEDRTSYQIAKLLQQHYGYEIIPVNPMLAGQEILGEKVYEKLQDIPGQIDIVDIFRRSEFLPEVAHDFLETDAKVFWAQLGLENEKAADMLKNAGRNAIIMNRCIKIELAEMPR, from the coding sequence ATGACAATAGAAAACCCTTCACAAGAGCAAATTTACACTTATCTAAAGCAGGCAAAACGAATTGCAATTGTCGGCTTAAGTGCAAAAGAAGACCGAACAAGTTATCAAATTGCTAAATTGTTACAACAACACTATGGGTATGAAATTATTCCAGTAAATCCTATGCTAGCCGGACAAGAAATACTTGGAGAAAAAGTATATGAAAAACTACAAGACATTCCAGGCCAAATAGATATCGTTGATATTTTTCGACGTAGCGAATTTTTACCTGAAGTAGCTCACGATTTTTTAGAAACAGATGCAAAAGTCTTTTGGGCACAACTTGGTCTAGAAAATGAAAAAGCGGCAGATATGTTGAAAAATGCGGGAAGAAATGCTATTATAATGAATCGTTGCATAAAAATTGAATTAGCTGAAATGCCTAGATAG
- a CDS encoding DUF1803 domain-containing protein yields the protein MKNITYYYGENRQLHTIISDPLFNRIVDYFLDHQGAEVILRQIKTDFSNETNLEHFLDKLIKHNLLERKNRRYSLTFPIYNEKKTIEIPDSINKSIEVLGQDRCTRFFIFGEWLWSFLFAEEQDYFFGVVDSLSQQPVFLTKKEVGNNDFKFISISHENSQPFDLATYFMCLSSRKPLPATFQPLQNLIGDVDIDYFVTQTKKIIRATKRNKIKNSKRNIFQEALLLTNDLKKDANGICYTTTLVLEEQPTIVDEALFDRLGHEVSLLWDTIADRNQRVFAKQEIYSSLFNKYFEEQESLSYFKTT from the coding sequence TTGAAGAATATAACATACTATTATGGAGAAAATCGGCAGTTACATACGATTATCTCAGATCCGTTATTCAATAGAATCGTTGATTATTTTTTGGATCATCAAGGAGCAGAAGTGATTTTAAGGCAAATAAAAACAGATTTCTCTAACGAGACGAACTTAGAACATTTCTTAGATAAACTAATTAAACACAACTTACTTGAACGTAAAAATAGAAGGTATTCACTAACATTTCCAATCTATAACGAAAAAAAAACAATCGAAATTCCTGATTCCATCAACAAATCCATAGAAGTACTTGGACAAGATAGGTGCACACGTTTCTTTATTTTTGGCGAATGGTTGTGGTCATTCCTTTTTGCTGAAGAGCAGGATTATTTTTTTGGGGTAGTAGATTCTTTGAGTCAACAGCCAGTGTTTTTAACGAAAAAAGAAGTGGGGAATAATGATTTCAAATTTATCTCAATTTCTCATGAAAATAGCCAACCCTTTGATTTAGCCACATATTTTATGTGTCTTTCATCTAGAAAACCGCTGCCTGCGACATTCCAACCGCTTCAAAATTTAATAGGGGACGTGGATATTGATTATTTTGTTACACAAACAAAAAAGATAATAAGAGCGACTAAACGGAATAAAATTAAAAACAGTAAACGAAACATTTTTCAAGAAGCATTGTTACTAACAAATGATTTGAAAAAAGATGCTAATGGAATTTGTTATACAACTACACTAGTGTTAGAAGAACAACCAACGATAGTAGATGAGGCTTTATTCGATAGACTTGGACATGAAGTATCATTGCTATGGGACACGATCGCTGATAGAAATCAGCGTGTGTTTGCTAAACAAGAAATCTATAGCTCATTGTTCAACAAATATTTTGAAGAACAGGAGTCACTTAGTTATTTCAAAACTACTTAG
- a CDS encoding DUF2179 domain-containing protein, producing MNIDIKMLLTIFIINFSYITLNTIRFMLTMKGYRLIAPLVSMAEITIYVLGLSMVLNRLDNPLNLVVYALGYAVGISVGIKIEDYLALGYIMVTAILPSSTEQLNLPEILREHGYGVTQSFGQGREGERMILEILSPRKNERSLYKLINEQEPRAFIISYEPKFISGGFWTKKVRKRNN from the coding sequence ATGAACATCGACATAAAAATGCTTCTTACAATATTTATAATTAACTTTTCTTATATTACATTAAATACCATTCGATTCATGTTGACGATGAAAGGTTATCGGTTGATTGCTCCTTTAGTTAGCATGGCTGAGATAACCATTTATGTATTAGGACTGAGCATGGTGTTAAATCGTCTGGATAATCCGTTGAATCTTGTGGTTTATGCACTTGGTTATGCCGTTGGTATTAGTGTGGGGATCAAAATAGAAGATTATTTAGCTTTAGGCTACATTATGGTTACGGCTATTCTTCCTTCTTCTACAGAGCAGCTAAACTTACCTGAAATTTTAAGAGAACATGGTTATGGTGTCACCCAAAGCTTTGGACAAGGTCGTGAAGGTGAACGGATGATATTAGAAATACTTTCTCCCCGTAAAAATGAACGAAGTTTATACAAGTTGATCAACGAACAAGAACCTAGAGCTTTTATTATCTCTTATGAGCCTAAATTTATATCTGGAGGCTTCTGGACTAAAAAAGTTCGAAAAAGAAACAATTAA
- a CDS encoding manganese-dependent inorganic pyrophosphatase — MSKILVFGHRNPDTDAIGAAISFAYLQKELGKDTEAVALGAPSEETQYALDYFNVDAPRIVESAAGETNQVMLVDHNEFQQSISDIAELTILAVIDHHRIANFETADPLYYRAEPVGCTSTIVLKLFKENNIPVPKQIAGMMVSAIISDTLLFKSPTCTQEDISAANELAEIAEINLEGYGLDMLKAGTNLSDKSAETLLDLDAKSFPMSDNNVRIAQVNTVDLNEVLNRQAELEEAMSNANAANSYDLFVLIVTDILSSDSELLVIGDSLDKVESAFNIKLENNRAFLNGVVSRKKQVVPQLTEAFS; from the coding sequence ATGTCAAAAATTCTTGTTTTTGGACACCGAAACCCTGATACTGATGCAATAGGTGCAGCAATCAGTTTTGCATACTTACAAAAAGAATTAGGTAAAGATACAGAAGCAGTAGCCTTAGGTGCACCAAGTGAAGAAACACAATACGCATTGGATTATTTTAATGTAGATGCCCCAAGAATTGTAGAAAGTGCAGCTGGGGAAACCAATCAAGTAATGTTGGTTGATCACAATGAATTTCAACAAAGCATTTCGGATATTGCAGAGTTGACTATCCTTGCAGTTATTGATCACCACCGTATTGCTAATTTTGAAACTGCTGATCCATTGTATTATCGCGCGGAGCCAGTTGGTTGTACAAGTACAATTGTGCTAAAATTGTTTAAAGAAAATAATATCCCTGTTCCTAAGCAAATTGCCGGAATGATGGTGTCAGCAATTATTTCTGATACCTTACTATTTAAATCACCAACTTGTACGCAGGAAGATATCAGCGCTGCTAATGAGCTCGCAGAGATCGCAGAAATCAATTTAGAAGGTTATGGTCTAGATATGTTAAAAGCTGGCACGAATTTAAGTGACAAATCTGCAGAAACATTGTTAGATTTAGATGCGAAAAGTTTCCCAATGAGTGATAATAATGTTCGGATTGCCCAAGTTAATACAGTTGATCTAAACGAAGTCCTAAACCGTCAAGCAGAGCTGGAAGAAGCAATGAGTAACGCAAATGCTGCAAATAGCTACGATTTATTCGTATTGATTGTTACAGATATTTTAAGTAGTGATTCTGAGTTATTAGTGATCGGAGATTCATTAGATAAAGTTGAGTCAGCGTTTAACATCAAATTAGAAAATAATCGTGCGTTTTTAAATGGCGTTGTTTCTCGTAAAAAACAAGTTGTACCTCAATTAACGGAAGCATTTAGTTAA
- the parE gene encoding DNA topoisomerase IV subunit B, whose protein sequence is MAKKVNNEYNDASIQVLEGLEAVRKRPGMYIGSTDSRGLHHLVYEIVDNAVDEALSGYGNEISVTIQKDNSIKITDSGRGMPVGMHASGIPTVEVIFTVLHAGGKFGQGGYKTSGGLHGVGASVVNALSSWLEVRIVRDGIEYMERFENGGKPVGTLKKVGKTTKKNGTSVIFLPDETIFSTIHFSYDTLAERLRESAFLLKGVKISLSDYRGDEPKEEIFHYEEGIKEFVAYLNEEKDTLTPVVYFSGEKDGIEVELSYQYNDGYSENVLSFVNNVRTKDGGTHEVGMKTSMTKAYNEYARKVNLLKEKDKNLEGSDFREGLAAVLSIRVPENLLQFEGQTKEKLGTPAARNAVDNVVGEQMGFYLQENSEMSQQLIRKAIKAREAREAARKAREESRNGKKRKKGESLLSGKLTPAQSRNPKKNELYLVEGDSAGGSAKQGRDRKFQAILPLRGKVLNTEKAKMQDILKNEEINTMIYTIGAGVGPEFTVEDCNYDKVIIMTDADTDGAHIQVLLLTFFYRYMKPLIEAGKVYIALPPLYKVSKGLGKKAVTEYAWTDEELANVTEQVGKGYMLQRYKGLGEMNADQLWETTMDPETRTLIRVRIDDAAQAERRVTTLMGDKVEPRRKWIERHVQFTLEEDGSILDRKDGDVEISPSISNEVLDEEKKEETERNNAEEISLFDLE, encoded by the coding sequence TTGGCGAAAAAAGTAAACAATGAATACAATGACGCCTCCATCCAAGTTTTAGAGGGACTGGAAGCTGTACGAAAAAGACCAGGAATGTATATCGGCTCCACAGACAGCCGTGGATTACACCATTTAGTGTATGAGATTGTCGATAACGCAGTTGATGAAGCATTATCTGGTTATGGAAATGAAATCAGCGTAACCATTCAAAAAGATAATAGTATCAAAATTACTGACTCTGGTCGGGGAATGCCAGTAGGAATGCATGCATCCGGCATCCCTACCGTAGAAGTCATCTTTACCGTTCTTCACGCAGGAGGGAAATTTGGTCAAGGCGGCTACAAAACTTCTGGTGGACTTCATGGTGTTGGAGCCAGTGTTGTTAACGCATTATCAAGTTGGTTAGAAGTTCGAATCGTTCGTGACGGTATTGAATATATGGAACGCTTTGAAAATGGCGGAAAACCCGTTGGAACCTTAAAAAAAGTTGGGAAAACAACTAAAAAAAATGGAACATCTGTGATTTTCCTACCAGATGAAACTATTTTTTCTACAATACATTTTTCATACGATACATTAGCTGAACGCTTGAGAGAATCAGCCTTTTTATTAAAGGGAGTCAAAATTTCTTTATCCGACTATCGAGGAGACGAACCAAAAGAAGAAATCTTCCATTATGAAGAAGGAATCAAAGAATTCGTTGCCTATTTAAACGAAGAAAAAGACACCTTAACTCCTGTTGTTTATTTTTCAGGAGAAAAAGACGGCATTGAAGTTGAACTTTCATATCAATACAATGATGGCTATTCAGAAAATGTTCTATCTTTTGTTAATAATGTACGTACAAAAGACGGCGGTACACATGAAGTCGGTATGAAAACGTCGATGACAAAAGCCTATAACGAATATGCAAGAAAAGTGAATCTTCTAAAAGAGAAAGATAAGAATCTTGAAGGTAGTGACTTCCGTGAAGGATTAGCTGCAGTCTTATCTATTCGTGTCCCGGAAAATCTACTACAATTTGAAGGACAAACAAAAGAGAAATTAGGAACACCTGCAGCACGTAATGCGGTCGATAACGTTGTTGGGGAGCAAATGGGCTTTTATTTACAAGAAAACAGCGAAATGAGTCAACAATTGATTCGTAAAGCAATCAAAGCTCGTGAAGCCCGTGAGGCTGCGCGTAAAGCAAGAGAAGAAAGCCGTAACGGGAAAAAAAGAAAAAAAGGGGAATCCCTTTTATCTGGCAAACTGACTCCTGCACAATCTCGTAATCCTAAAAAGAACGAGCTATACTTAGTCGAAGGAGACTCTGCCGGTGGCTCTGCGAAACAAGGACGCGATAGAAAATTCCAAGCAATCTTACCTTTACGAGGAAAAGTGCTTAATACAGAAAAAGCGAAAATGCAGGATATCTTGAAAAATGAAGAAATCAACACAATGATTTATACAATCGGAGCAGGTGTTGGACCTGAATTTACGGTTGAAGATTGTAACTATGATAAAGTCATTATTATGACCGATGCTGATACCGATGGGGCACATATTCAAGTGTTGTTGTTGACATTCTTCTATCGTTATATGAAACCATTGATCGAAGCTGGAAAAGTTTATATTGCTTTACCGCCACTGTATAAAGTATCAAAGGGCCTAGGGAAAAAAGCTGTTACTGAATATGCTTGGACAGATGAAGAATTGGCCAATGTAACAGAACAAGTCGGTAAAGGCTACATGTTGCAACGATACAAAGGACTAGGTGAGATGAACGCTGACCAATTATGGGAAACAACAATGGATCCTGAAACGCGTACCCTGATTCGTGTCCGAATTGATGATGCAGCACAGGCCGAACGTCGTGTTACAACATTAATGGGTGATAAAGTAGAACCTCGTAGAAAATGGATTGAACGCCATGTCCAATTTACATTGGAAGAAGATGGTAGCATCTTAGATCGTAAAGATGGAGACGTAGAAATCTCGCCATCCATTTCAAATGAAGTATTAGATGAAGAAAAAAAAGAAGAAACTGAACGCAACAATGCAGAAGAAATCAGTTTATTTGATTTAGAGTAG
- the pflA gene encoding pyruvate formate-lyase-activating protein — translation MTTPVIGRIHSTENFGTVDGPGVRFIVFTQGCRMRCQFCHNPDTWKIGSGGRVVTTDEVLDEAIKYRSYWGEKGGITVSGGEPLLQLDFLIDLFKKAKEKGIHTTIDTCGKPFTREEPFFSQFQELMDYTDLLLFDIKHIDNEQHKLLTSLGNENILEMAQYLSEIGKPVWIRHVLVPERSDYDDYLIRLDTFIKTLKNVDKVEVLPYHTMGKYKWDELGLDYPLDGIEPPAEDRVENAKKLLHVNDYNRYATR, via the coding sequence ATGACAACTCCTGTTATTGGTAGAATCCATTCTACAGAAAATTTTGGGACCGTTGACGGCCCTGGCGTTCGATTCATCGTATTTACACAAGGCTGTCGCATGCGTTGCCAATTTTGTCATAACCCAGATACTTGGAAAATCGGCTCTGGTGGGCGTGTCGTTACAACTGATGAAGTTTTAGATGAAGCCATTAAATATCGTTCTTATTGGGGTGAAAAAGGTGGCATTACAGTTAGTGGTGGAGAGCCTTTGCTTCAATTAGATTTTTTAATCGACTTATTTAAAAAAGCAAAAGAAAAAGGAATACATACAACCATCGATACTTGTGGTAAACCCTTTACAAGAGAAGAACCATTTTTCAGTCAATTTCAAGAATTGATGGATTACACTGATTTATTACTATTTGATATCAAACATATCGATAACGAACAGCATAAATTACTAACATCATTAGGAAATGAGAATATTTTAGAAATGGCTCAATATCTTTCTGAAATAGGAAAACCTGTTTGGATTAGACATGTGTTGGTTCCAGAACGTAGTGATTATGATGACTACTTAATTCGTCTAGATACCTTTATAAAAACACTTAAAAATGTTGATAAAGTAGAAGTATTACCTTATCATACAATGGGCAAGTACAAGTGGGATGAATTAGGGTTAGATTATCCGTTAGACGGGATTGAGCCACCGGCGGAAGATCGAGTAGAAAACGCAAAAAAACTATTGCACGTCAATGACTATAATAGATATGCAACTAGATAG
- the plsY gene encoding glycerol-3-phosphate 1-O-acyltransferase PlsY, translated as MKFFVLLIIAYLLGSVPSGVWIGKLFFKKDIRLFGSGNTGTTNTFRVLGKKAGITVLLMDILKGTLATSLPVLFSLDVNPLVFGVAAVLGHTFPVFANFKGGKAVATSAGMILAYNPAFFVYSALIFIILLYVTSMVSLTSMIAAVLITLSTMILPFAIPAILPQFDWLLTIIAIALTLFIFIRHKDNIQRIKDGTESRVPFGLGAKKDEK; from the coding sequence ATGAAGTTTTTCGTTCTATTGATTATAGCGTATTTACTAGGTTCCGTTCCTTCTGGTGTTTGGATAGGTAAACTTTTTTTCAAAAAGGATATCCGTCTATTTGGAAGTGGGAACACGGGAACGACAAATACGTTTAGAGTTCTAGGGAAAAAAGCAGGGATTACCGTTTTATTGATGGATATTTTAAAAGGAACTTTAGCGACTAGCTTACCCGTTTTATTTTCTTTGGATGTTAATCCGCTAGTGTTCGGTGTAGCAGCAGTTTTAGGTCATACCTTTCCTGTTTTTGCTAATTTTAAAGGAGGAAAAGCTGTTGCGACTAGTGCAGGGATGATTTTAGCTTATAATCCAGCGTTTTTTGTTTATTCTGCATTGATTTTTATTATTCTTTTATATGTTACTAGTATGGTAAGCTTGACTAGCATGATTGCAGCGGTTTTGATCACTCTTTCAACTATGATTCTGCCATTTGCTATTCCCGCGATTTTACCGCAGTTTGATTGGTTATTGACGATAATTGCTATTGCTTTAACGCTGTTCATTTTTATTCGCCATAAGGATAATATCCAACGAATAAAAGATGGAACTGAAAGTCGGGTTCCGTTTGGTTTAGGGGCAAAAAAGGACGAAAAGTAA
- the codY gene encoding GTP-sensing pleiotropic transcriptional regulator CodY, protein MTTLLEKTRQINKLLQQKNTFDQQADLPYDKMAMVLGDVLESNAYIISNNGVLLGYNEKLDVNNARVKHMFEEKRFPQSYTDAADNLVKTEANISIASDLTAFPIELREKYPHGLTTIVPMYGAGNRLGTIILARVEQSFNDEDLVLAEYSATVVGMQILYQQSRNIEANVRSATAVQMAINTLSYSELKAVQAIFKALDGEEGRLTASSIADEIGITRSVIVNALRKLESAGIIESRSLGMKGTYLKVLNKQFIKELEKDNN, encoded by the coding sequence ATGACTACATTATTAGAAAAAACTCGTCAAATTAACAAACTTTTACAGCAAAAAAACACCTTCGATCAACAGGCTGATTTACCTTATGATAAAATGGCGATGGTTTTAGGCGATGTTTTAGAAAGCAATGCCTACATTATCAGTAATAATGGCGTTTTATTAGGGTATAACGAAAAGTTGGACGTGAATAACGCACGCGTGAAACATATGTTTGAAGAAAAACGATTTCCACAAAGTTATACAGATGCCGCAGATAATTTAGTTAAAACAGAAGCAAATATTTCTATCGCTAGTGATTTAACAGCATTTCCCATTGAATTACGGGAAAAATATCCTCACGGGTTAACTACCATCGTGCCAATGTACGGTGCAGGTAATCGTTTAGGAACGATTATTTTAGCTCGAGTGGAACAATCGTTTAATGATGAAGACTTAGTTTTAGCAGAATATAGTGCCACAGTCGTTGGTATGCAAATTCTTTATCAACAATCTAGAAATATCGAAGCAAATGTTCGTAGCGCAACAGCCGTTCAAATGGCGATAAATACCTTATCGTACAGTGAATTAAAAGCGGTGCAAGCGATTTTCAAAGCATTAGACGGAGAAGAAGGAAGATTAACGGCTTCAAGTATTGCAGATGAAATTGGCATTACTCGTTCTGTGATTGTCAATGCGCTAAGAAAACTAGAATCAGCTGGTATTATCGAATCTCGCTCTTTAGGAATGAAAGGGACATATCTAAAAGTGTTGAATAAGCAGTTTATCAAAGAATTAGAAAAGGACAATAACTAG
- a CDS encoding aldose 1-epimerase family protein — MTVQIENDFLIATIAEEGAELISLKSKHNDIEYIWQGDPAFWGRHAPVLFPIVGRLKNDQYTYENQTYQMGQHGFARDSLFEVIEHGSELVSLSLKSSKESKKGYPFDFELILSYALEEDKLAVSYQVENTGKEEMYFSIGGHPAFNVPLEKHLSFDDYYLGFSPQKSRIQIPLVGPYADFEHKTLGQTNTSLDLRHELFKNDAIIFETKGTNSFTIATDESPHSIRLSYTDMPYVGLWSPYGKDAPFVCIEPWCGIADATNATGNLIDKIGINKLAASTIFKTGYTLTAK, encoded by the coding sequence GTGACGGTACAAATCGAAAATGACTTTTTGATTGCGACAATTGCTGAAGAAGGGGCTGAGTTGATCAGCTTAAAATCAAAGCATAATGATATTGAATACATTTGGCAAGGGGATCCCGCATTTTGGGGACGACACGCGCCAGTTTTATTTCCAATTGTTGGACGTTTAAAAAACGATCAGTATACGTATGAAAACCAAACCTATCAAATGGGGCAACACGGTTTTGCCAGAGATAGCTTGTTTGAAGTGATTGAACATGGATCAGAACTTGTCTCTTTATCTTTGAAAAGCAGTAAAGAATCAAAAAAAGGGTATCCTTTTGATTTTGAATTGATTCTTTCTTATGCACTAGAAGAGGATAAACTTGCTGTAAGTTATCAAGTTGAAAATACAGGAAAAGAAGAAATGTACTTTTCAATTGGTGGTCACCCTGCATTCAATGTCCCTTTGGAAAAACATTTATCTTTTGACGATTACTATTTAGGCTTTTCACCACAAAAATCACGTATTCAAATTCCACTAGTAGGACCTTATGCAGATTTTGAGCATAAAACATTAGGTCAAACCAATACTAGTCTCGATTTACGCCATGAATTGTTCAAAAACGATGCTATTATTTTCGAAACAAAAGGAACCAATTCATTTACGATTGCAACAGATGAGAGTCCTCATAGTATTCGTTTAAGCTACACTGACATGCCCTATGTCGGTCTTTGGTCTCCTTATGGGAAAGATGCACCGTTTGTTTGTATCGAACCGTGGTGCGGCATTGCGGATGCAACCAACGCAACTGGGAATCTTATTGATAAAATAGGTATCAATAAACTAGCCGCTTCAACTATCTTTAAAACTGGCTATACACTTACTGCAAAATAA